Part of the Mesotoga sp. UBA6090 genome is shown below.
AGCGGGTCTTCCAGCGATCAGCGGCTCTTACATGCGAGATCCCGTACAGGAGCACTATGGGATGACAGTCATTTATGTAGCGAAAAATGGGACAGACATTAGGGGCTGGTCAGTCCCTATTTCCGCTCACTGCGATCAGCAGGTCTTCGTTCTTAAGCGAACGCCAGTATTATTTCATGTGATTCCACTGTGTCATGTCATTCTGACAATCCTCTGGTCAGAATCTAAATCCTTGACGAAAATGGGACACCCATTTTCGCAATCGGGAAGAAGTGCTTGCTCTTGTTTGTATCCGCTGCGGTCATCCCGCAAAGAGATGGATTCTATCTGATTGCGAATTTGCAGGTGTATTAGGCCAGAGATCGGAAGATGCAAAATGGTGTGGGAGTTCTGGATTTCCACTTATTTTGAGAATCTTTTCATGCTATTTCTGCCAGGACCCGAGAGTGATAGAATTGTTTGATTCGGACTATCCGTGGAGGAAATGAATGCTTTCAGAGAGTCTGTTTGAAAAAACTTTTCGGCGCGAGAGGCAGAAGCACAAGCCAGAGTTGTCTTCTCCGATTCTACTTGTGGTTGATCTTCAGAACTACTTCACAGATAGAGGATCGATAGCTTATTTGGAGGGAATCGGAGATGTGCTTGCAAATACGAGCAGACTCATCGAAGGCTTCAGAGGTTCTGGACTTCCGGTTGCTTTGACGGTTCATAAAGGCGGCTCGAAAATGATGCAGCAATGGTGGGGAAACACTGTTGGAGATAGTTGGACGGTTCCACAGTTCAGTAATCTGCCGATCTTCTACAAGGATACTTACGATGCCTTCAACGAGACAGCTCTCGATAGCTTTCTGAAGAGCATGGGTGTTAATCAGCTCGTGATCTGCGGTGCGAGGACACACCTATGTTGTGAGACTACAGCCAGGTCGGCCTTCACGAAGGGTTACTCGACAATGATGGTTGAGGATGCGCTCTTCGACAAAAGCACAGACAGACACGTTTGCTCTCTCAAGAGTCTTGCCAATGGTTTTTCGACGATATCTACAACGGCCGAGGTTATTGGATTGCTTGAAGGATATCGCTCATGATCAAATTGGTCGCGGTTATCGGAGCAGGGCCAGCAGGCGTCGCCGCATCAATAATGTTGAAGCGATACGGAATCGAGGTTATGCTTTTCGAGCGGAGGAGTGTTGGCGGTCTTCTGAATAACGCCTGGCGCGTTGAGAACTTCCCGCCGCTTGAACCTGCTTCAGGAGAGGATCTCTGTCGAAGGCTTAAAGAACGTCTTGGAAGAAATTCGATCGGCATTATCAGTGAAGAAGTAACGGACATTCTCGACAGAACTATCGTCACGAAAAGAGCACATTACGTAGTCGATTATGCAGTTGTGGCAACCGGAACGATGCCTAAAAGACTTGCTTCTCTAGAGATGGATTCGAGAGTCGTTTACGAATACAGAGACATTCCTGACGGAAGAGGAGCGACCGCAATCTATGGCGCAGGAGACATGGCTTATGACGGTGCAATTAGATCAAGGCTTGCTGGAAGAAGGACGCTGCTTTTCGCTAGAGGCGATAAGGTTAGAGCTATAAGACCGCTTAGAGAAACAGCAGAAAAGCTTGGCGTCGAGTTGCACCTTTCAGAGCCTATACAGCATGTCGAATCAGAAGATTCGCGCCTGATGATTACCACCTCAACGGGCGTCTACTCTGTGGAAGCTCTGCTTATCTGTGTGGGGAGGGTAGCCTCGCTTCCCAGAATTGATTCAGACAATTTCGAGGTAGTTGGCGATGCTCGAGGTGATATTTACAGACAGGCTTCCATAGCAATCGGCGAAGGGATTAGAAGCGCTATGAGAATAGCGTCTCAGAGGTGATCAATCTTGAAGATAATTCAAAGTTTCGGAAAAGAAGAGCTGGCTATCGTCCACATAGGAGAGACTTCAAAAGGTTCATGGGTCGAGTTTGTCGAATCTCTTCAGCCCCCACTTCCTCGAGAAGACAAGTGGGTTCTCATTGTCTCGACTATGGATGGATGCCCTGTTAGTTGCGCTTTCTGTGATGCAGGAGGGTCATACAGAAGAAACCTTACATGCGAGGAGATAATTGAACAGATAGATTATATGGTGAGCCGGAGATACGGCGCAAGTATAGCGGTAAGGAAGTTCAAAGTCCAGTTTGCGAGAATAGGCGAGCCTTCGCTCAATCCTTATGTTCTGGAAGCTTTGAAGATGCTTCCGCAACAGTACAATGCTCCTGGGCTTCTGCCTTCAATAAGCTCTATAGCGCCAGCCGGTTCTAAGGGTTTCTTTGAGAAACTATATGATATTAAGGAAAGGCTTTACAGGGGGCGATTCCAGCTTCAGTTCTCTATACATTCTACTGACAAAGCTCAGAGAGACAATCTGATTCCTGTCAAAAAGTGGGGCCTGGAGCAAATAGCTGATTATGGCTCAACATTCTGCGGCAAGGGCGATAGAAAGATCACTCTGAATTTCGCCCTATCGACGGAATCGATAGTCGATCACAATGTACTATCGCAGTTTTTTGACCCTGGCAAGTTTCTGATCAAAATCACACCGGTTAACCCGACTTACCGTTCACTAGAGAAGGAAATGAAATCGGCCGTCGAGGATAATGGCACCTTAACAGCCCATGCGAGCTTAGTCGAGAGGCTGCATGAAAGAGGTTTTGACGTTATAGTGAGTGTAGGTGAGCCGGAAGAGAATAAGATTGGAAGCAACTGCGGGCTCTTCATCCGCAGGCATCTTGACTGTTCCAAAGAAGACCTGGGTATGTATTCATTAGTCAGGTCTAAAACGACCCCCGATAACAGCGATCAAGAGAAGTGAAATCAGAGAGACACTGTGCCGCCTGCGATAGGAAGCCATTGAAAGCTGGTCTGCTGAGGCAGAGCGGCCTGCAAATTACTTGCCTTCTCGTGAGCGCAGCGAACCTCTCGGAATATTCTATATCGATTGATATTAACGAAGGACGGGTCTTCTCAGCGGACAGCGGATCTTAGATGCGAGATCCCGTGTAAAATCACCATGGGATGACCAAATGAGGAGATGTTAACTAACCCATTTTCCTTAAGTATTGCCTTTGAGGACGAATAAGTCAATCTCAACAATGTTTCAGTCTCTCATGATTTTGTCAACAACCAAATGTTCTTGTGGGCCTTGGATTCCATGCTTACCGAGAAGACAAATTTTCTGCGAGTTTTTGCTGATGCTTACCTTGCCAGATGAAACCCAGAAGAACTTCCGGTTCTTAGTGATGACTCTTATCTGATTATCCCTAATCCATCGCTTCATCCATAGGGCCTTTTTGATCACTTCATCGACCTCGGATTCGTTGGCCGGATGAATCTCTATGAATGCTGTTTTCAGAATATCATCAATCTCGATGAAGACCGCGTAGTCCCATCTATTCTCATTGGGATAATCCTCTTGAAGGCATCTATCTATATCAACGCTCTTTGCTTTAGTTCTCGTGTTCTTGAGACTTACTCTGTCGGGTTTTCCAACTGCTTGAAGTCCGTTCTTTATACACGGGCCAAGAGATGAATTCATTATGGGGTGCATTTTATCCATTTTCTACCTCCAAAGCTGTGCTACGATTTCGTTTGTCTTGGAAGTGAATTCTACGAGACCACCCCATTCTGAAACTGACTTCTTGTCGCTCCCGGGATCAAGTGAAGAAATATCTTCAGTCACCACACCGGTTTCGGTTGGTTTGAAATAGTTGACAACGAGTTTCTTGTTCTCAAGATCCTTTATTAGTTTGTTTGTATTTGTCGTAGTTTTCAGTTCGAAAAGGTCGAGGAGAAGCTTCCACTTTTTGTCTCTACTTGCTTCAGGATGTGACACAATCTCGTTTATCGCCCAAACGAGTTCGATTATTCCCGAAGAATGGGTTGAGAGCAAGACTTTGTAATCCCTGCTCAACAGTTCGACTATTGTGAGAAAGACATCCCTGATTGCAAGCGGATGAAGACCCGCTTCCGGCTCTTCTACAATGACCCAGTTCACACCTTGTTTCTTCGAGACTTTTGCCGGGGGCAGCAGCCAGAACAATCCAAGTAATAAGGGAGCAAATTCTCTTTGGCCTGCGGACCAGGTCATGATAGGCATTGATACTCCTGCAACCTCCAGCATGATTCTTTTCCTGAGGCCGATGTCTAGTTTCAATATTCCTTCTCTCATTATGGATTTCTGGAGTGCGTCTCTTATCTCTTTCTTGAAGTATCCACCTCTTGGAAATATCGGGGTACCGCCGCTCCCAAGGCCGGAATCCATTATGCGCCTGATCTTCTCGCTGAAGTCCTTAACAACGAAAGGGTACGTAGGATCGAAAGAGGTGAAAGGAAGGGGCCATCCTGCGGAGATAATCAGGACTCGTTGAGCGGGTATATAGAATACTTTCGCCTCACTGTCAGCTCCACCTGATTTCTTAAAGTGAGTTTCGATCTGGAAGTTCCTCCCGTTAAGTTCAATGCGGCTCTGCGAATTCCATATCGCCTGCATTCCTTCGCCAAAATAGACTGGCAAAAAACTCTCGAGCTCATTCTTCCAATCAAAGCCGAACTTCTTCAATTCTTTGACTATATTGGCGTGATCAACGCAGAACTTGAACAACTGAAGAAAGATGCTCTTCCCCGTCGCTTGCGGTCCGACGAGAATGGTCAAATCACCTGTCGAAACGTCTGCTTTTTTTATCGGTCCAATATTCTCAAGAACGACCCTCACGGTAAGCCCTCCTTTCTTCTTCCGGGGGTGCTTAGTCTAAGCAAAGTAATTATATCAATTTTCGCATGAATTCACGCTTTTCCTGCTAGAACAGAGCTTTTGATACTCTGATGTTTATGTTTTGCTTTGTCGACGTCCTTGCCTGTCCGCCTCTCTTTGGTGACTCCATTTTTAACATTAAAGTAATTTTCACAGCGATCAGCGACCAGCGTTTCCTAGCAAGCGGCACTTTCAGCGTACAGCGGTTCTTATGGATCCTGTCAGTTTCTATTTTCGTCCTTTAGTCGTGTTGGTCAGAACAGGATCAAGCTTCATTTTTCAACAACCGCTGTCGAAATGTTTGTTTGATGTCTCAGAGGAGCCTGTTCGCACTTATAGTGACACATAGTTACGTAAATAAGACATATTGTTTAATATGGTTGCGAGTGTGCCTTTTTCAACATAACGCAACCTGAGGTGGTTGTTGTATAATAGGTTGTTATAGCGTTTGTAGCTAATTTGCCCGCAACCTGGGGAGGCCATATGAGGATCAAATACCTTGAGGAAAGAAAGAAACTTCTGGATTTGAAACAGATCGACATTTCAAACAAAGAGTGGCTCTATATGCTCGGAGAGGAGACGAGGCATTCTCTCGCGATAGAAGGCATATTCAGTTCTGAAGAAGACCTTGATGCGGTTATAGAAAGAAATGCTGCTTCAAGCAGCGTGCAGAGTGAAATCATAAACTACTTCAGGGCAGCTCAGTTTGTCTACGATCTAGCTCTACAATATAGAAATGATTACCTGAAGCCTCATTACATTCACGTAATCAGAACACTCCATAGCCAGATGTTTAGAAACGTGAAGTCGCCTTATCCTACAGGAGAATTCCGTACTAGCGGTGTTGACATCCTGAATGCAAGAATAACCCCTCCTTTTGACCCGAGAGTTTGGATGGATATGTTTGTCCAGTATATAGATTATGCTTTCGAGAAATTCCCGATCTATGGTGCCATAGCCAGAATTCATACTTTGTTCGAGGCTATCCATCCTTTCTGTGATGGAAATGGGAGGGTTGGCAGACTTCTAGTGAATTTCATACTGATCGTGAACGGTTACTGCAATATCTCGATTAAGGGGTTGAAGGAGCAAGATAGAATGGAATACTATGAAGCTCTGGAGATGGCTGATTCAGGGATAGAGAAGATGTTCAATTCGAATGCGGACGAGTCCTTTGACCAAAGGATAGCACTAATCGAAGCCGGTGACTTTTCAGCGCTCGAAGAGCTTATATATTCAGCCCTCTTAGATGCCATGAATAGATGCATTATTATCTCAAGCGACAGTTCTAAACTACTAGACGTCAGGCAGGTAGCAGAACAACTGGGAATCTCTGAAACCGCTGTGAAGAAGAGAATTAAAACAGGTAATCTTATAGCGAGCAAATTTAGAACAGGACGATGGATGGTTTTTCCGCATAACATCAGGTAATGGCGCTCGAAGAGAATCTTGGAGCGTTTCGCATTTGGCAGATTAGTTGTTCTTAATGGTGAAGAGAGGGTGTTCCACAGAGGTGTTAGAGATGTATCCGATTGCTGTATCACTTCTTTTCGGCAAGAGAGTACACGTCCTCGTTGCGTAATACATCAAGAGCATAAGCGATTGCTGCCCTGACCTTATCTTTGTCTAATGAAGGATGCGCTTCAACGATTTCGGAAATCTCCATTCCGGCCGTAAGTTCTGAAAGTATATGCTCGACAGTTATCCTTGTTCCCTTGATTACTGGTTTGCCAAGCATTATTCTTGAATCTGAATGAATGAAGTCTTTGTAATCCATCGTCAACACCTCACGAATATTATAGCACCTTGGACTTGTAGGCTCGGCAAATTGCAGAAGAGCTGTTCTTGGTAAGAACCGGGTCTCGGGTGTTGGGTCTAGGGTCTCGCAAGAGCGTTGGGAACTATTGTTGTAAAGAGCGGTTCATCGTTCGACGCTGCGCGTCCAGGTTCTTGGTTAAGAGCCCGGGAATGGGGTTGTGGGGTCTAGGGTCTCGCAAGAGCAGAAGTGATGCTGCTGCGCAAGAAGCCTCTCAGGTCCACCGTCAACGGTCCACCGTTCGCCGAAAAGAGAGAGAGAGAGGAGTGTGAGAAGATGAGGGAGCGCGAGAAGGACGAGAAGCAAGAGATCCCGTGCAGGAGCGCTACGGGATGACAATCTTAGGTGATTCTGTAGGGGCGAACGGCTGTTCGCCCGAAGACGGGGAAGGCCTCTCACAGGGGCAAAGCAGAAGGCAAAAAGTAATCGGTCTGCTAACGCAGGCCAGTCAGGCTCCGCCTGGCCAGTCAAATTAGACAAGGTTGTCCGTTGGCTGTTCACCGTCCTCTGGGAAGAACGTTTCTTCGTTCCGACACTTCGTTTCCAGGTTCTTCGTTTAGGACCACGAGATGAGGAGAGAGCGAGAGACAGAAGAATGAGATCCCGTACAGGAACACTACGGAATTACAAAGCAAGTGGATTTAGGGGAAGGCTCAACGGGATGCCAACCCCTTCACGTCACTGACAATGCTCCAGGTCAGGATCTCGGCTTTGGTCTTGACGAAGGACGGGTCCGTGATCTGGTACGGACAACGAAGGACGGCTCTTCTCAGCGCGCAGCGGCTCCTAGATGCGAGATCCCGTATAGGGGCACTTCGTTATGACGGTGTTGATTGTTCAGAAATGCGCAGCATGGAAGAAATTGAAAAAAGGCGGGCTGAGAGCCCGCCGAGTTGATTTAATGTTGAGACTTATTTTCCTCTTTCTTATACAGCTTCTACGAAGTCGCTTTCGAACTGGCTGGTGTAAAGATCCGCGTAGAAGCCGCGGCGTGCGAGGAGTTCTTCGTGCTTTCCCTGTTCGACGATGTCGCCTTCGTTCATAACGAGTATGAGATCGGCATCTCTTATCGTTGAAAGTCTGTGGGCTATGATGAAACTGGTCCTGTTTTTCATCAGGTTTTTCATTGCCCACTGGATAAGGGCTTCCGTTCGTGTGTCGACTGAACTGGTTGCTTCGTCGAGTATGAGGACCTTCGGGTCAGCAAGGATTGCCCGGGCTATAGTTATGAGCTGCTTCTGGCCCTGCGAGATGTTCGACTGCTCTTCGTTCAGAACGAGGTTATAGCCGTCAGGAAGGGTGTGGACGAAGGAGTCGACGTGAGCTGCTTTGGCCGCTGCCAGTACTTCTTCATCGGTAGCATTAAGCCTTCCGTATTTTATGTTGTCCCAGATGCTGGCGTTGTAAAGCCATGTATCCTGGAGCACCATTCCGAAGTTTTCTCTCAGCTCGTACCGGGTGTATTCTTTTATGTTATGTCCGTCCAGCAGTATTTCTCCGGAGTTGACATCGTAGAAGCGCATCAGGAGTTTGACGATGGTCGTCTTTCCAGCTCCCGTAGGCCCGACGATGGCTATGTTGTGGCCCCTGTCTACTTCGCAGGAGAAGTCTTTTATGATTATCTTGTCCGGGTCGTAGCCGAATCTGACATTTCTGAACTCGACGTGGCCGTGATGCTCGACTCCTTTGACAGGGGTCGTGGTCTCGGTAATCTCCTCTTCCTCTTCGAGGAATTCGAAGACCCTCTCCGCAGCCGCGGCCGTCTGCTGGAATATATTCATGATGTTGGCTATCTGTGCGATAGGCTGATTGAACAACCTCACATACTGTATGAAGGCCTGGATGTCGCCAACTGTGATCATTTTTCTTACGGCAAACCAGCCGCCCATTATTGTTATGAGGACGTATCCCAGGTTGCCGACGAAGGTCATGATGGGCATCATCATGCCGGAGAGAAACTGTGATTTCCAGGCTGAGTCGTACAATTCGCCGTTGAGTTTGTCGAAGGCTTCTATGCTTTTCGCCTCTCCGTTGAAGGCCTTTACGACGACATGGCCTCCGTACATCTCCTCTATGTGGCCGTTTACCTTCCCGAGATACTCTTGCTGCTTCTTGAAGTATCTCTGGGACATCCTAACCACAAAGGTAATGAGCCCCAAGGAGATAGGTAGTATGAGCAAGGCTATCAGCGTGAGCTGCCAGCTTATCGAGAACATCATTATGGTGACGCCGATAACGGTCGTGACGGACGTTATGATCTGGCTCAGACTCTGGTTTAGCGTTCTGCTTATGGTGTCGACGTCGTTGGTCACTCTTGACAGGATATCTCCCTGGGAGGTCCTGTCAAAGTATTTCAGGGGAAGTCTGTTTATCTTCTGGGAAATTTCCTCTCTGAATTTGTATGTGACCTTCGCCGATATGCCAGACATTATCCATCCCTGGATGTACATGAACAGGGCGCTGAGCACGTACAGTCCGAGTAGAATAAACATTGTTCTGGCGATCGAGTCGAAGTTTATTCCTTCGCCGGTCCCGGTGATTTTGGCCATTATTCCCTCGAATACTTCAGTTGTCACCGTCCCGAGTATCTTCGGCCCTAAGATGGAGAAGACTGCACCGGCCGCGGCAAAACAGAGCACTATGATTATCAGGACCTGATACTTCCTAAGGTATTGAACGAGTTTCTTCAGTGTTCCTCTGAAGTCTTTGGCCTTCTCTCCCGCGCGCATCATGCCGGGGCCCATTCCACCGCCGCGACCTTGACGGCCTCTTCCCTTTTCTCTGTTTTCTCCGCTCATGCTAATTCCGCCTCTGAAAGCTGTGATTGTGCGATTTCTCTGTATATCTGGCAGCTTTTCATCAGTTCGCGGTGCTTGCCGATTCCAACAAGGTTGCCCTCGTCCAGAACAAGTATCTGATCGGCGTTCTTTATTGTCGCAATTCTCTGGCCAACTATTATCATCGTGCTATCCCCCGTTTCCTGTTTCAGTCTTCTTCTCAGCGCCGCGTCTGTCTTGAAGTCCAGGGCTGAGAAGCTGTCGTCGAAGAGGAGTATCTTGGGCCTTTTCAGAAGTGCCCTGGCTATGGAAAGCCTTTGCTTCTGCCCTCCCGATACGTTTGTTCCACCCTGGGAAATGGGCGAATTATACCCTTCTTCCTTCGCGGTTATGAATTCGAGGGCCTGGGCGATCTCGGCAGCCCTTTCGATTTCTTCCTCTGAGGCATTCTCATTGGCGTATTTGAGGTTCGATTCTATGGTTCCGCTAAAGAGGACGCCATTCTGGGGGATGTAGCCTATCTTGTCTCTCAGCTCGTGCTGCCTTACTTTCCGTATGTCTATTCCGTCAACCAGGACCTGGCCGCCACAGACATCGTAGAACCTCGGTATCATGTTCAGCAGCGTCGATTTCCCCGAGCCGGTCGAGCCTATGATCGCCGTCGTCTGTCCCGGGAGGGCCGTGAAGCTAATGTCGTTCAGGATGTTTTCCTCGGCACCGGGGAAGCGATAGCAGACGTTCCTGAATTCGACAGTCCCTTTGAAATCATTGCCGAATTTTTTCGGATTTTTGGGGTCTTTTATCTGGGGGTCGACTTCCAGGATCTCGGAGACTCTGGCTCCCGAAACAGCGGCCCTTGGTAGCATGATGAACGTCATTGTCAACATGAGAAAGGCGAAGATGATCAACATGGCGTACTGGATGTAGGCCATCATATCTCCGACCTGCATGGTTGAGGCCTCTATCTGGTGTGCACCCACCCAGACGATGAGGAGCATGGTTCCGTTCATTACAAACATCATCGCCGGCATCATCACAACCATCACCCGGTTTACGAAGAGGTTCGTTCTCGTAAAGTCTTTGTTTGCCGAGTCGAATCTCTCTTCTTCAAACTTCTGGGTGTTGAATGCCCTGACGACCATGAGGCCGGAGAGGTGTTCTCTTGTAACGAGGTTCAGCCTGTCGATAAGCTTCTGCATCTTCTTGAATTTCGGCAGGGTTATTGCGAAGACGATCCCCACCAGGCCGAGCATTATGATGACGGCAAGGGCGATGATCCAGGACATGGAAGTACTCTTCTCAAGCGCCCTAATGATTCCTCCGACGCCTATGATTGGCGCATAGAATACCATTCTTATTATCAGAACAATTACGAGCTGTATCTGGGTTATATCATTTGTTGTTCTAGTGATGAGCGAAGCCGTCGAGAACCTGGCAAATTCAGAGTTCGAGAAGTTTTCGACCTTTTCGAAAACGTCTCTTCTCATCCTTCTGGCCGAGGCCGCAGCAATCTTTGAGGCGATGAATGCGACCATGATGGTACTCAACGCGCTCAGTAGAGTCACGAGGAGCATTAAAAGACCGGTCCGGAGCACGTAGCCGTTCTGAAGCTTATCGGTGTCCATGCCAAGCTCTTCGTAGATTTCCTTCACAACGAGGGCTCCCGACTGGCTGACGATGTTTTCACCCATGACTTCGACCATACTGTCGACTTGACTGAGCATTTCGAGCCTCTGGGCTTCCGGCATGAGACGCATCAGCAGGAAGACATTTGCCCCTTCGGGGATGTTGAAACCCTCGGGGGGCGAAAAGCTCCCGTTTGACCCGGTCATGCCGTTCTTGACTCCGGAATAGGCCATGAGGGCCTTTCCGAAGATCAGACTGAGGGCCTGCCGGTCTTCAATCTCTCCAGATTTTAGGACGTAGACATCTTTGCTCTCAAGTGCGGGATACTTTTCGAGGTTTTCTTCGTAAGTGGGGGCATCCTTGGTTATGAGATCGTAGTAGCTCAGAACTTCTTGCCTATCTTCTCCACTCATGAACAGCGAGACGTTATCGAAAACCTCTTTGCTAATGGCCTCCGGAATTGCGTCTTCGATACCGCCCTGCTGGATTCCGACGTTTACGATATTCGACATGTAGTCTGGAAGGGCCAGTTCCGCCATGGCCTGAACGAAGAGCAGCGCCACCGCGATAATGATGAAGACAGTGTAGGGTTTGAGGTACCTAATCAGTTTGAGCATCAGCTTCGTCCTCTCTCTCTCTGGCTTCTTGCAATTCTTTAAGTATCTTCTCCAGCTTCTCGAGCCCTCGAATGATGGAATCAAGGTCTTCATCTGTTATCGTTGACAAGGCTTTTCTCATCTTTTGCGCAAAGGCATTGAGATCTTTCTTCACAGGCTGGCGATACTCATCCGCAAGACTTATCATCACGATTCGCCTGTCTTCGTCGCTTCTCTTTCTCTGCACGATCTTCTTTTCGACGAGCCTGTCGATTATCCCCGACACCGTGCTATTTGAAAGATCGAGCTCACTGCTTATATCGCTTACCTTCATATCGCCACATTGGTTCAGTACTCTCATAACAAGGATCTGTGATTGTGTTACGTGCATCTTCTTGAAATCCTTTTCAAAATTCTGCTTCATAAGCGACATTACCTTCTTGATCGCTGTCAGCATCTCTTCTAATTTGGAGCTTTCTTCCAACATAACCACCTTCATCTCTCAATATTAGAACGTTCGCACCCGAATACTTAGACTACGAATAGTTCGTATACGAAATATATTGTACAGCAAATAGCTGGAACTGTCTATGATGAAAAACAGGACTCCCGATCTTTGTGGACTCGCCAAAGTGCGACTCGGGTGTTGGACCTAGGGATGGCAAGAGCAGAAGTGATGATGCTGCGCAGGAAGCCTCTCAGGTCAACCGTCATGGGTCCACCGTCCTCCGAAAAGAACGGTTCTTCGTTCCGACGCTATGCGTCCAGGTTATTCGTTCTTGGTTAAGGAGCGCGAGAGAATAAGAGAGAAGGAGAGACTGAAGAGATGAGATCCCGTGCAGAACCCCCAAACAGGAGCACTTTGGGGCAGGCTCAACGGGATGACAGACCCTTCACGTCATCCTGGCAATGCTCCTGGTCAGGATCTGGGCTTTGGCGCCAAGATCCGCTCTTCGCTGTACGCTGATCGCTTGGAAGAGCAAGGACATTAAGAATAAAGTCAACCGTCATGGGTCCACCGTCCTCCGAGAAGAAAGCGTATGAGCCGGGTCTAGGGTTGTGGGGTCTAGGGTCTGGCAAGAGCCTTAGGAACTGTTCTTCGAAAGAGCAATTCTTCGTTCCGACACTGCGCGTCCAGGTTCTTCGTTAAGGACCACGAGATGATGAGAGGACTAGACGGACGAGATGCGATCCCGTACAGGAACACTACGGGATGACAGACCCTTCACGTCATCTGACAATGCTCCTGGTCAGGATCTGGGCTTTGGTCTTGACGAAGGACGGGTCCATGATCTTGGACGGACAACGAAGGACGGTTTTTCACAGCGATCAGCGGTTCTTCCAGTTCACAATGACCCTTTGGCGAGCAATCAAACACAGAGGGAATTTGGGATAGTTGTCTCATGAGGTGAGTTAAATGATCATTATCCACGGTCTGTGAACCCGGAAGCTTTCGAGCCTGACTTTAACCTTCGGGAAGTCTTCTCCGAGTGTTACAAACTCGGCCGTACCGTCAGGATTAAGAAGTACGGTGTCTTCACTGAACAATCCGCCTATGCGGGGACCTATGGCATAACTGGCTGGTGACTTCATCGCTATTTGTGAGTCGGGCGAAAAGAGAAACTTGTTCTGAGTATACCCGATACTTCCCCCAGGGCTGAAGCGTGTTATCTCATCTACCGCATTAAGAGCAATATATGCGTTTCTAATCTCTTCGTATACTTCGCCCATGCTCTTTGCTCTCATGATCGCTATGGCTGCTTTCGCGGCGATACCCGATGCTCTCTCATGCTTCTCCTCAATTTCGTGTGGCACAGCACCAAAGTGGAAGTATCTGCTGAAAGAGACCGTCAGTCCTTGCTTCTTGATTGTCGCTCTGAGCATAAGGTACTTGCTGACTTTCTTAGCAGTCGAGACCGGGTATGGAGACTTTGAGATCCTCTCGTCGGAAGACACGCAGAGAGTCGGGATTTCCAGACCCGACTCAATGAAGATTGCTCTAAGAACCTTCTCGATCTCAATCTCGGTCATTCCAGGTTGAAGCTCTGGAGCAAACTCACAGAGTATGTTCTCGGAGAGTTTACCCAAGACCCTGAGACGCAGGATTTCTCTGTCAGTGAGCAGCTGGGTTTTTTCATAAAAGCTCTCGTCAAGTGGAACATAGTTGGAACAAGAAAATGACACATCGCTGTCAACTGC
Proteins encoded:
- a CDS encoding isochorismatase family protein gives rise to the protein MLSESLFEKTFRRERQKHKPELSSPILLVVDLQNYFTDRGSIAYLEGIGDVLANTSRLIEGFRGSGLPVALTVHKGGSKMMQQWWGNTVGDSWTVPQFSNLPIFYKDTYDAFNETALDSFLKSMGVNQLVICGARTHLCCETTARSAFTKGYSTMMVEDALFDKSTDRHVCSLKSLANGFSTISTTAEVIGLLEGYRS
- a CDS encoding NAD(P)/FAD-dependent oxidoreductase — protein: MIKLVAVIGAGPAGVAASIMLKRYGIEVMLFERRSVGGLLNNAWRVENFPPLEPASGEDLCRRLKERLGRNSIGIISEEVTDILDRTIVTKRAHYVVDYAVVATGTMPKRLASLEMDSRVVYEYRDIPDGRGATAIYGAGDMAYDGAIRSRLAGRRTLLFARGDKVRAIRPLRETAEKLGVELHLSEPIQHVESEDSRLMITTSTGVYSVEALLICVGRVASLPRIDSDNFEVVGDARGDIYRQASIAIGEGIRSAMRIASQR
- a CDS encoding radical SAM protein, with amino-acid sequence MKIIQSFGKEELAIVHIGETSKGSWVEFVESLQPPLPREDKWVLIVSTMDGCPVSCAFCDAGGSYRRNLTCEEIIEQIDYMVSRRYGASIAVRKFKVQFARIGEPSLNPYVLEALKMLPQQYNAPGLLPSISSIAPAGSKGFFEKLYDIKERLYRGRFQLQFSIHSTDKAQRDNLIPVKKWGLEQIADYGSTFCGKGDRKITLNFALSTESIVDHNVLSQFFDPGKFLIKITPVNPTYRSLEKEMKSAVEDNGTLTAHASLVERLHERGFDVIVSVGEPEENKIGSNCGLFIRRHLDCSKEDLGMYSLVRSKTTPDNSDQEK
- a CDS encoding AAA family ATPase, which gives rise to MRVVLENIGPIKKADVSTGDLTILVGPQATGKSIFLQLFKFCVDHANIVKELKKFGFDWKNELESFLPVYFGEGMQAIWNSQSRIELNGRNFQIETHFKKSGGADSEAKVFYIPAQRVLIISAGWPLPFTSFDPTYPFVVKDFSEKIRRIMDSGLGSGGTPIFPRGGYFKKEIRDALQKSIMREGILKLDIGLRKRIMLEVAGVSMPIMTWSAGQREFAPLLLGLFWLLPPAKVSKKQGVNWVIVEEPEAGLHPLAIRDVFLTIVELLSRDYKVLLSTHSSGIIELVWAINEIVSHPEASRDKKWKLLLDLFELKTTTNTNKLIKDLENKKLVVNYFKPTETGVVTEDISSLDPGSDKKSVSEWGGLVEFTSKTNEIVAQLWR
- a CDS encoding Fic family protein; amino-acid sequence: MRIKYLEERKKLLDLKQIDISNKEWLYMLGEETRHSLAIEGIFSSEEDLDAVIERNAASSSVQSEIINYFRAAQFVYDLALQYRNDYLKPHYIHVIRTLHSQMFRNVKSPYPTGEFRTSGVDILNARITPPFDPRVWMDMFVQYIDYAFEKFPIYGAIARIHTLFEAIHPFCDGNGRVGRLLVNFILIVNGYCNISIKGLKEQDRMEYYEALEMADSGIEKMFNSNADESFDQRIALIEAGDFSALEELIYSALLDAMNRCIIISSDSSKLLDVRQVAEQLGISETAVKKRIKTGNLIASKFRTGRWMVFPHNIR
- a CDS encoding DUF433 domain-containing protein — encoded protein: MDYKDFIHSDSRIMLGKPVIKGTRITVEHILSELTAGMEISEIVEAHPSLDKDKVRAAIAYALDVLRNEDVYSLAEKK